Proteins encoded by one window of Vigna radiata var. radiata cultivar VC1973A chromosome 5, Vradiata_ver6, whole genome shotgun sequence:
- the LOC106761861 gene encoding BTB/POZ domain-containing protein NPY3 → MLICLSDNIVVWFCLLHRKPSADLKTIVQRAIMSPSSLCWIYPKCNRQNGNYECGYYVMHRIWTIARYDIVDTWGEIFKDKNKLDTSIIEEMGLLNQYMNDKKGSCGMEVVEEKHGEDEYILAGRSSLNVGKMVDGYLGEIAQDPDLGLSSFVDLSQSIPGFARQDHDGLYRAIDIYLKEHPELTKAERKKLCGLMDVRKLTADVRKWMSEMHYVDCQGTGNLLY, encoded by the exons ATGCTAATTTGTCTCAGTGATAATATTGTAGTGTGGTTTTGTTTATTACATAGAAAGCCAAGTGCAGACTTGAAAACTATTGTACAAAG AGCGATTATGTCCCCTTCTTCATTGTGCTGGATTTACCCTAAG TGCAATAGGCAAAATGGAAATTATGAATGTGGTTATTATGTCATGCATCGGATATGGACAATAGCCCGTTATGATATTGTTGACACTTGGGGAGAG ATAttcaaagacaaaaacaaattgGACACTAGCATAATTGAAGAAATGG GTCTTTTGAATCAATACATGAATGACAAAAAAGGAAGCTGTGGCATGGAGGTTGTTGAGGAGAAACATGGAGAAGATGAATATATTTTAGCAGGAAGGTCTTCATTGAATGTTGGCAAGATGGTGGATGGTTATCTTGGAGAAATTGCACAAGATCCTGATCTTGGCCTCTCTAGTTTTGTTGATTTGTCACAATCCATTCCAGGTTTCGCTAGACAAGATCATGATGGTCTATACAGAGCTATAGACATCTACTTAAAG GAGCACCCAGAATTGACTAAAGCCGAAAGGAAGAAACTATGTGGACTGATGgatgtcagaaaattgactgCAGATGTCAGAAAATGGATGTCAGAAATGCattatgttgatt GTCAAGGAACTGGGAATTTACTTTACTGA